A window from Streptomonospora salina encodes these proteins:
- a CDS encoding helix-turn-helix transcriptional regulator, with the protein MPSGNHPPPPGTRLRGREAEQRMLTDALDGARSGQGAALLVGGGPGIGKTALLDHACEVARTPQAHHSRPPQESVVLKGATVLGSAGAESEAAMPYAGLQRLLRPVAERIGELPAQQAAALEQALESGHVAESDRFPLSIGVLRLLCLLGHSAPLLVCVDDAHLMDPASLDALSFAARRLGTDPVAMVFAARDDAPKPAVPGIPAVTLSPLPDTAISEVLGDAAPGGIAAGVRADLVRAGHGNPLAVRGFAAGLSRDQLSGARPLPRTLALPTRLRGAYAARLEALPEPTRHLLLLAAADPHSGADDLVRAAGRAETTVGDLEPAENAGLVRVDGAQVLFADPLLRTAVYQAAPVVRRRAAHARLARAIDPEREPSRYADHRAAAAEGPDSELAAELAAAADTAKELNGHSVASAALEQAAELTPIPRLRACRLSTAAQDAWLSGMPGRASELLERAEPDAVTPRQAGVLELIRGQIRLREGNAIDTADTLLATAEHLVPHDRELAVRSLMRAADAASFAGDPVRHAAAARRLAPLARDNDPPAMRLAFAFMEGCALSFAGDYAAAEGPLRQAVDLAEEVDTPTELIWASIAGLRLGDAPLVHALATRAVSVARRRGALAAVPQALEFLVYSEFWSGRFPSGIGNCMTGLRLARETDQDNCATHHLAALCLLAAIQGDAETCHERARAVAEQSCENSLGLPSALSSWALALLELAQGDAHGAFSRLRVLNHAGPGYGHPTMRLMTAPVFVEACARIGEHGRGQAALAPYADWAEATGSLSSLAVAARCRGLLAAPEDAADHFEEALRLHRACGDDDVERARTALLYGTTLRRNRFPGRAREHLREALETFEWIGARLWVEQARGELRAIGDPEPAAEHHDRADAEDHGLTAQQHQIALLVAEGATNREVAAHMFISPRTVEHHLRGIFRKLNIRSRVDLARMFR; encoded by the coding sequence GTGCCCAGTGGAAACCACCCGCCGCCCCCCGGAACGCGCCTCCGGGGCCGCGAGGCGGAACAGCGGATGCTCACCGACGCCCTGGACGGCGCGCGCTCCGGTCAGGGCGCCGCGCTGCTGGTCGGCGGCGGCCCCGGAATCGGCAAGACCGCGCTGCTGGACCACGCGTGCGAGGTCGCGCGCACCCCGCAGGCCCACCACTCCCGGCCGCCGCAGGAGTCCGTGGTCCTCAAGGGCGCGACGGTCCTCGGCTCCGCCGGCGCCGAATCCGAGGCCGCCATGCCCTACGCCGGACTGCAGCGGCTGCTGCGCCCGGTCGCCGAGCGCATCGGCGAACTGCCCGCGCAGCAGGCCGCGGCCCTCGAACAGGCGCTGGAGAGCGGCCACGTCGCCGAGAGCGACCGCTTCCCCCTGTCCATCGGCGTGCTGCGGCTGCTGTGCCTGCTGGGCCACTCCGCTCCCCTGCTGGTCTGCGTCGACGACGCGCATCTGATGGACCCGGCCTCGCTGGACGCGCTGTCCTTCGCCGCGCGCCGGCTGGGCACCGACCCGGTGGCGATGGTCTTCGCCGCCCGCGACGACGCGCCCAAGCCCGCCGTGCCCGGTATCCCGGCCGTGACGCTGAGCCCGCTTCCCGACACCGCCATCAGCGAGGTACTCGGCGACGCCGCGCCCGGGGGGATCGCCGCAGGCGTGCGCGCCGATCTGGTGCGCGCCGGCCACGGCAACCCCCTGGCCGTGCGCGGTTTCGCCGCGGGGCTGTCCCGCGACCAGCTGTCGGGCGCCCGGCCGCTGCCGCGCACCCTCGCGCTGCCCACCCGACTGCGCGGCGCCTACGCCGCGCGCCTGGAGGCTCTGCCCGAACCCACGCGCCACCTGCTGCTGCTGGCCGCGGCCGATCCCCACTCCGGTGCCGACGATCTGGTGCGCGCGGCGGGGCGGGCGGAAACGACCGTGGGCGACCTCGAACCGGCCGAGAACGCGGGCCTGGTGCGCGTCGACGGCGCACAGGTGCTTTTCGCCGACCCGCTGCTGCGCACCGCCGTCTACCAGGCCGCGCCGGTCGTGCGCCGGCGCGCCGCCCACGCCCGGCTGGCGCGCGCGATCGACCCCGAGCGCGAGCCCTCCCGCTATGCCGACCACCGCGCCGCGGCGGCCGAAGGCCCCGACTCCGAGTTGGCGGCCGAACTGGCCGCGGCCGCCGACACCGCCAAGGAGCTCAACGGACACTCGGTGGCCTCGGCCGCGCTGGAGCAGGCGGCCGAGCTCACCCCGATCCCCCGGCTGCGGGCCTGCCGGCTGTCCACGGCCGCCCAGGACGCGTGGCTGTCGGGCATGCCCGGGCGCGCCTCGGAACTGCTGGAGCGCGCCGAGCCCGACGCGGTGACCCCGCGCCAGGCCGGCGTTCTGGAGCTGATCCGCGGACAGATCCGGCTGCGCGAGGGCAACGCGATCGACACCGCGGACACGCTGCTGGCCACCGCCGAGCATCTCGTGCCCCACGACCGCGAGCTGGCCGTACGTTCGCTGATGCGCGCCGCCGACGCGGCGTCCTTCGCCGGCGACCCGGTGCGCCACGCCGCGGCCGCCCGCCGGCTGGCCCCGCTGGCCCGCGACAACGACCCGCCGGCCATGCGGCTAGCGTTCGCGTTCATGGAGGGCTGCGCGCTCTCCTTCGCCGGCGATTACGCGGCCGCGGAGGGCCCGCTGCGCCAGGCCGTCGACCTGGCAGAGGAGGTCGACACTCCGACCGAGCTGATCTGGGCGAGCATCGCCGGCCTGCGGCTGGGCGACGCCCCGCTGGTGCACGCGCTGGCCACCCGTGCGGTGTCGGTCGCGCGGCGGCGCGGCGCGCTGGCGGCGGTGCCCCAGGCGTTGGAGTTCCTGGTCTACTCGGAGTTCTGGAGCGGCCGGTTCCCCTCGGGCATCGGCAACTGCATGACGGGCCTGCGGCTGGCTCGCGAGACCGACCAGGACAACTGCGCCACCCACCATCTGGCAGCGCTGTGCCTGCTCGCCGCCATCCAGGGCGACGCCGAGACCTGCCACGAGCGCGCCCGCGCCGTGGCCGAGCAGTCCTGCGAGAACAGCCTGGGGCTGCCGAGCGCGCTGAGTTCGTGGGCCCTGGCCCTGCTGGAACTGGCCCAGGGCGACGCGCACGGCGCGTTCTCCCGGCTGCGGGTGCTCAACCACGCCGGCCCGGGCTACGGCCATCCCACCATGCGGCTGATGACGGCTCCGGTCTTCGTCGAAGCCTGCGCCCGCATCGGCGAGCACGGGCGCGGCCAGGCGGCCCTGGCTCCCTACGCCGACTGGGCCGAGGCCACCGGCAGTCTCAGCAGCCTGGCGGTCGCGGCGCGCTGCCGCGGGCTGCTGGCGGCGCCCGAGGACGCCGCCGACCACTTCGAAGAGGCCTTGCGGCTGCACCGGGCCTGCGGCGACGACGACGTCGAGCGGGCTCGCACGGCGCTGCTGTACGGCACGACGCTGCGCCGCAACCGCTTTCCCGGACGCGCCCGCGAACACCTGCGCGAGGCGCTGGAGACCTTCGAGTGGATCGGCGCCCGGCTCTGGGTCGAACAGGCCCGCGGCGAGCTGCGCGCCATCGGCGATCCCGAGCCCGCGGCCGAGCACCACGACCGCGCCGACGCCGAGGACCACGGTCTGACCGCCCAGCAGCACCAGATCGCGCTGCTGGTCGCCGAAGGCGCCACCAACCGCGAAGTGGCGGCGCACATGTTCATCAGCCCGCGCACGGTCGAACACCACTTACGCGGGATCTTCCGCAAACTCAACATCCGCTCCCGAGTGGATCTGGCCCGCATGTTCCGCTGA